One Pleuronectes platessa chromosome 20, fPlePla1.1, whole genome shotgun sequence DNA window includes the following coding sequences:
- the LOC128425957 gene encoding dermatan-sulfate epimerase-like protein, with translation MYTRMPGNMAVNWVVYCVFLLPLFAVGTAFSGVFNATDRDIFTDDLLQVKLAQGRASEQWKLPPADSHPNLYFNQVDVLHLRQRSSTTHSHIFKVIRAAVLTMLSNVPFYIPPVKHEEFTSKWNEIYGNNLPPLALYCLLCPEDSAALQFLIKFMDRMAEYPDWKVTSAPNDEVPTAHSLTGFATAYDFIYSQLDERRRDFYLKKIRSETEELYELSKYRGWGKQYLQNHQTTNILAIMTGAIVVGSHDDPESMIWKQVAVNYMEKTMFLLNHVVDGSLDEGVAYGSYTAKSITQYVFLAQRHFHIDNTQNNWLLGHFWFYYATLLPGFQRTVGIADSNYNWFYGPESQLVFLDTFVMRNGTGNWLAQQIRKHRPKDGPMGQSSAQRWATLHTEYIWFNSHLTLQPPQDYGKARMHIFSNWGVVTYGAGLPIGQGNTFVSFKSSRLGGRAVYDIVHDKPYSWVDGWNSFNPGHEHPDQNSFTFAPNGQVFVSEALYGPKYSYLNNVLVFSPSPTSQCNSPWEGQLGECAKWLRWTDEGVGDARGEVIVASSHGDTLFVSGEAVSAYSSAMRLKSVFRALVLLDPQTLLVLDHVEKWSDSPVTTFSAFFHNLDIDFKYVPFRFMDKYNGAMMDVWDAHYKMFWFDAQGHSPDTRIQEAEQAAEFKKRWTQYVNVTFSMSGTVSRVAYVLHGPYVKVSNCKFVDNGKNGVRVSLTINNTEKVVSIATNYKDIGARLSYLGFGGHGKIEDGDQITRFGLGTQLVPKLISSDNQLFDFGFAVNVVAGVVICVAIGFLTMQRRFYVCFSRLMRYALLTVLILWIAELVFVSSSCDQLLCGVKWKSAGAKSEVNKQIRLSEQQRFPLPTVVITTLPGSGSEILKHLFYNNSDFVYIRVPTEHVDIPETEFEFDSLVDACEWSRSDAAHGRFKIIQGWLHSLVHNTKLHLQNIQLVEGGRVKQPQRAASPRDRKKRSRRREPASELKGRLRASLDRDAEYIREMRRHVAEFPDARVVLNMRSGSWALKLPFLQEVVGHSLRSIYLVRDPRAWIYLMLYNSKPSLYSLKNIPQHLSLIFKDAAVREGCPSVAPEFKTIQSVLSRSEANPALVLAHLWLAHTAAVLRVNEGLPEESYLQVRFEDVVNFPQETAETIHTFLGVPLSPAALNQLLFTTSTNLYNLMYEGDISPTNINMWRQNMPRKDIRLIEDVCGGVMKRLGYTRLAS, from the coding sequence ATGTATACAAGGATGCCGGGCAACATGGCTGTAAACTGGGTCGTGTactgtgtgtttttactccCCCTGTTCGCAGTGGGGACAGCCTTCTCGGGGGTCTTCAACGCCACCGACAGAGACATCTTCACCGATGACCTGCTGCAGGTCAAGCTCGCCCAAGGCAGAGCGAGCGAGCAGTGGAAACTCCCGCCGGCCGACTCCCACCCGAACCTGTACTTCAACCAGGTGGACGTGTTGCACTTGAGGCAGAGGTCCTCCACCACCCACAGTCACATATTCAAAGTCATCCGGGCGGCCGTGCTCACCATGCTGTCCAACGTCCCCTTTTACATCCCCCCCGTGAAACACGAGGAGTTTACAAGTAAGTGGAATGAGATTTACGGGAACAACCTGCCCCCCCTGGCTCTCTATTGCCTTCTGTGCCCCGAGGACTCTGCCGCCCTGCAGTTTCTTATCAAGTTCATGGACAGGATGGCCGAGTACCCCGACTGGAAGGTGACCAGTGCCCCCAACGACGAGGTCCCCACGGCACACTCCCTCACTGGGTTCGCCACTGCCTATGACTTTATTTACTCCCAGCTGGACGAGCGCAGGAGAGACTTTTACCTCAAGAAGATTCGCTCTGAGACCGAGGAGCTGTACGAGCTCTCCAAGTACAGAGGGTGGGGGAAGCAGTATCTCCAGAATCATCAAACCACGAACATATTAGCCATCATGACTGGTGCCATAGTGGTGGGATCCCACGACGACCCAGAGTCAATGATATGGAAACAAGTGGCAGTGAACTACATGGAGAAAACTATGTTTCTACTGAATCATGTAGTGGATGGCTCTCTGGATGAGGGAGTAGCGTACGGGAGCTACACGGCCAAGTCCATCACACAGTACGTCTTTCTAGCCCAGCGCCACTTCCACATTGACAACACGCAGAACAACTGGCTGCTGGGACACTTCTGGTTTTACTACGCCACGCTGCTGCCGGGCTTCCAGAGGACTGTTGGCATCGCAGACTCTAATTACAACTGGTTTTACGGGCCGGAGAGCCAGCTGGTTTTCCTCGACACATTTGTCATGAGGAACGGAACAGGGAACTGGCTGGCTCAGCAGATCAGAAAGCACCGACCCAAGGACGGCCCCATGGGGCAGTCGTCGGCGCAGCGCTGGGCCACGCTTCACACGGAGTACATCTGGTTCAACTCCCACCTCACGCTGCAGCCTCCCCAGGATTATGGCAAAGCGAGGATGCATATTTTCTCTAACTGGGGTGTGGTTACCTACGGAGCCGGACTCCCCATCGGACAGGGTAACACTTTTGTCTCCTTTAAGTCTAGCAGGCTGGGTGGCCGTGCGGTCTATGACATTGTGCACGACAAGCCGTACTCCTGGGTGGACGGCTGGAACAGCTTCAACCCGGGGCACGAGCACCCGGACCAGAACTCTTTCACATTTGCACCTAACGGACAAGTGTTTGTGTCCGAAGCACTTTATGGACCAAAGTACAGCTACCTGAACAATGTGTTGGTTTTCAGCCCGTCTCCCACCAGCCAGTGTAACAGTCCGTGGGAGGGTCAGCTGGGGGAGTGTGCTAAGTGGCTGCGCTGGACTGATGAAGGTGTGGGCGATGCCAGAGGGGAGGTGATTGTGGCCTCCTCGCACGGGGACACCTTGTTTGTGAGCGGGGAGGCTGTGTCTGCCTACTCCTCCGCCATGAGATTAAAGAGCGTGTTCAGAGCGCTGGTTCTGCTCGACCCACAGACGCTGCTGGTGCTCGACCACGTGGAGAAGTGGAGCGACTCGCCCGTGACCACCTTCAGCGCCTTTTTCCACAACCTGGACATTGACTTCAAATACGTCCCGTTCAGATTCATGGACAAGTACAACGGCGCGATGATGGACGTGTGGGACGCGCATTATAAAATGTTCTGGTTCGACGCCCAGGGTCACAGCCCCGACACCAGGATCCAGGAGGCAGAGCAGGCGGCCGAGTTTAAAAAGAGGTGGACTCAGTACGTCAACGTCACTTTCTCAATGTCGGGCACGGTCAGCAGAGTGGCTTATGTTTTGCACGGGCCGTATGTCAAAGTGTCCAACTGTAAATTTGTGGACAATGGAAAAAATGGAGTCAGAGTTTCTTTAACCATAAATAACACAGAGAAGGTGGTTTCAATAGCCACAAACTATAAAGACATAGGGGCCAGGTTGAGTTATTTAGGATTCGGAGGCCACGGGAAAATCGAGGACGGGGATCAGATCACTCGATTCGGCCTCGGGACTCAACTCGTCCCCAAACTGATCAGCAGCGATAATCAGCTGTTTGACTTCGGGTTCGCAGTCAACGTAGTAGCGGGGGTGGTGATCTGCGTGGCCATCGGGTTCCTGACCATGCAGAGGAGGTTTTACGTGTGCTTCAGCAGGCTGATGCGTTACGCCCTGCTCACTGTGCTCATCCTGTGGATAGCTGAGCTAGTGTTTGTGTCCAGCAGCTGCGATCAGCTGCTCTGTGGGGTGAAATGGAAAAGTGCAGGGGCCAAAAGTGAAGTGAACAAACAGATCAGACTTTCCGAGCAGCAGCGGTTCCCCCTCCCCACCGTGGTCATCACAACCCTTCCCGGGTCGGGGTCGGAGATACTGAAGCATCTTTTCTACAACAACTCAGACTTTGTTTACATACGAGTCCCCACGGAGCACGTTGACATTCCTGAGACTGAGTTTGAGTTTGACTCGCTGGTCGATGCCTGCGAGTGGTCAAGGTCAGACGCAGCGCACGGACGGTTTAAGATTATTCAGGGCTGGCTGCACTCGCTGGTCCACAACACCAAGCTGCACTTGCAGAACATTCAGCTGGTGGAGGGCGGCAGGGTCAAACAGCCCCAGAGAGCCGCCTCCCCCAGGGACAGAAAGAAGAGGTCCCGGCGGAGGGAGCCGGCGTCCGAGCTGAAGGGCAGACTGAGGGCCAGCCTGGACAGGGACGCAGAGTACATCAGGGAGATGAGACGACATGTCGCCGAGTTCCCCGACGCCCGGGTGGTCCTCAACATGCGGAGCGGAAGCTGGGCCCTCAAACTGCCTTTCCTCCAGGAGGTGGTGGGACACTCTCTGAGGTCAATCTACTTGGTGCGAGACCCTCGAGCCTGGATTTATCTGATGCTTTACAACAGCAAACCAAGTCTCTATTCCCTGAAAAACATCCCGCAGCACCTCTCCCTGATATTCAAGGATGCTGCCGTCAGGGAGGGGTGCCCGAGCGTGGCCCCGGAGTTTAAAACAATCCAGAGTGTGCTGTCCCGTTCGGAGGCCAACCCGGCCCTCGTGCTGGCTCACCTGTGGCTGGCTCACACCGCGGCGGTGCTGAGGGTCAACGAGGGCCTCCCCGAGGAGTCCTACCTCCAAGTGAGGTTTGAGGACGTGGTCAACTTCCCGCAGGAGACGGCGGAGACTATACACACATTCCTGGGGGTGCCCCTGTCGCCCGCAGCCCTCAACCAGCTCCTCTTCACCACCTCCACGAACTTGTACAACCTCATGTATGAAGGGGACATCTCTCCAACCAATATTAACATGTGGAGACAGAACATGCCTCGAAAGGACATACGGCTAATAGAGgacgtgtgtgggggggtgatgAAGAGGCTGGGCTACACCCGGCTGGCGAGTTAa